Sequence from the Equus quagga isolate Etosha38 chromosome 15, UCLA_HA_Equagga_1.0, whole genome shotgun sequence genome:
CCCAGTGGAGCTTACTAAAACCCCACTCTTTTAGTTTGAGTTGACTAATCTGGCCTTAGCCTGGGAAGCCCAAAGTACTCAACTCATGGACCTTAATAAGGGCATGTGCCCCAGATCCTATCATTCTCTCTGGCTGCACTCTACTCTGACCTCCCCTGTGGcatgtcaaggcatgctgtgtgCTTCCTCCAGGACCTATGAGTAATAAACTTCTCTGTTTCAATTCCTCTTGTGGTTTGTTGTTGAAACTCAACTCACCATCCAGCAtcctgtgctccacttaacaAAGGTTAATTTGACAAATTCATAACAAAGTTAACTTGTCCATATTAAATTTAAGGGGAAGCCACCTCGAGACACACcgaggtttatttttttaattagtatatAGTAAAAGCAACTTTTGGGTGtacatttctattaattttaacacatgtatagtTTCCCATAACAGCCACCACAATCAAGCTACAGAAGGGTTCTATCAACCCCCAAAACTTTTCTATACTATGTTTTTGTAGTCATACCCTCCCCCATTCATATATAATACGTCAACCCTGATTTGTTCTCCATcactgtatttttgtcttttcaagaatgtcataaaTATAACATCACATACTATGTAACCTTTTGAGTCTAGCTACTTTGAATTAACATAATGCCTTTAAAATTCATGCAAGTTACTGCATATatcaaaaatgtgttttcttttatgactgagtagCATTCCCTTATAtaaatgtaccacagtttgctttttcattcacctactgaaggccattttggttgtttccagtttttggcaattatgaaaagagctgctataaacatttgtgtataggtatttatctgaatataaggtttttctcctttaaggtAAATATTTAGGAGTAGAATTGATGGATCATGTAATAAGTGAATACTTAATCTTACAAAAAACTGATAAACTGTACCACATTGctgcataattttaaattcccatcAACAATGCAGGAGAGTTCCACTTGCTATGCCTCCTTACACTAGGTATGGTCAGTCATTTCAATTTTAGGTATTTCACGAAGTGTGTAGTAATATACTGTTATgggtttaatttgtattttccttatgGCTAATCAcactgagcactttttcataCACTTGTCTGCCTTCTTTATGTCCTCCTCAGTAAAGTGTCTGATTATTTAATAAACAGTAGATACTAGACTTTGTTTTGAGATAAATGTTTTACCTTGTTGAATGAGCTTCCCCCATGTTCCTACCATATCACAAagcatttttctatttcatgaCTTACTGATATTTGCAAAATTTGCTAATATGGTATTTAAtacatttactaatattttagctatattttcagaattattaaaaatatttcttaatcatGTTTTCAATATTGCACTATGTTTATTGGCCTGCTTGATGGTCTATGTACTATAGttatttaattatgtatttacatatataaacgTCTAAAATATCAGACCTCATTTATGCAGAAATATTAATTGcacttataaaattaaaaatcaaaacaatttttctttaaatctcagGTTTTCACTCCAATATATTCATAACACTGAAGGTGAATCAAAATATATCCCTAGGGTCTTAGGGACATATCTGGATCAACTTTCCACATCAGCACTAAATTTCTATGAATacacatgtttttatttaaaagtgtacGCAACTTCCATGACATAATATATCCATGTTTGTTCCAATACAAAATAGTAGGTTCaatgttcaattatttttaaatttatctagaCCTTCAAACAAAACTAACAAACCCAAAATAATGTAGTATTTTTATATAGTGACCTCAAATACCCCCTGAGAAGTACAACACACAACCTCTGAGAATTACACTCCATTAACAGAATGCGTAAATCAatactataaacatttttttcttaatacatattaggttatattttatgtgatattGATATGAAATTCCATGTAAAAATTAGTCATGAATTATAGGAAACTCtatgtccaatttttttttttaatttttaacttccTTTTCCAGATAACGTTAGAATTGAGGAAAACAGACTCTCTTTCTTTTGTATAACCAAGGGCCGCCTTTTTCCCAAAAGCTTTTTCCTCATCATCCAGCTTCATCCGCCTCATGATTGAGCCACAGAAAGTAGAAGTGCCCACTCTACTTCACTGGCAGAAAGTAAAGCTTTGCACTGTTTttagaaagaggagaggggaaggttGCAGTGGtccttgggagaaaaaaaaaggaagcagctCTAGATCCAATTATGTTTGGTATTTTTACTGAACATTTATCATGTCCAAAGCATGATAGAGAAATCTGCAGAAATATAGGAAATTACAAATATGAGTATTTAATGGGCTTGGGAAGGACTTATATTGACAGGCAATGCACTTGGTAAAGTGTTCAAATAGGACCCATCTGAGGAGAAGGTACTGCATGTGGTTGGGGTTAAGCAGTGCTGtcaaaaaaacaagttttaaaatgcagtttaatATGCTGAGTTGGAAAAGAACAGGATTCATGCTGGAATATGGGGGAAAAAGGGAAGCTCATATGAGATATCCCATGACATGTGGTAATCCCAATTTACtaaagtattttatcttttggtGGAGATTTTGTGGATGTCTTCTATCATATCCTATCTTCAATATTCGTAAttctaaagttttataatttttgtgactGTTTAACTCAGGTGGATCATTAATGTTCCCAGTCACACACCAATTTAATTCAGATGGCAGAATTCATGCTGTCAGTGTATTTATTCCCCAAAATTAAGGAACCAGATGAAAcacattgaagaattttaagaaaattgttcATATTTAAGACCTTAGAGGATAACTTCCTAAAGGACTCTGatccattattttgaaataacttacAGAGAACAGGAATAAGTAAATTGATTAAATGTATTTATGGACAGATTGTACTTTGGAAAggataattttataaagaaagcttGGGGATGTGTattaaaagggagagaaggacagAAATTGTACTGATGCCTCAGAATGAGTGCTTAGTTCATGATTCATAAGTCAGCAAATAGAAAATGATATAGAGCTCTATAAATTAAgaattaaacttttattatttggaTTTACTTTATGGGACACAGttacaatattaaatattaaattcaatgtcctatgagaaaaataatttcacacaTCTTTGAATTAACGCAAATGTTAGTATCCCCATTTGGTGGCAATGAAACTATAGTCAAAGATAATACATGCTTTCCCCCAAAAGGCACATAGCACACAGCTTGTACATCACTCTGTGGATAGGGCTACATATGCCCATTAATACAGAATGAGATTTGATTAACATTTCAGGCAATGACATTGATCTTTTGCTGAACTCGCTGTGTTTTGTTTAGGCATCTTTGACTAATATGTATTTGTGAGGCAGTTTATAGCCAAGggctataaaatattttttaaattattttattttatttttttgttgaggaagattagccctgagctaacatctgccgtcaatcctcctctttttgctgaggaatactgaccctgagctaacacccatggccaacttcctctattttatatgtgggacgtctgccacatgATGGCTTGATatgcggtgtgtaggtccgcacccaggatccaaactggcgaaccccaggccactgaagtggaacgtgcaaaattaactgctgcaccactgagctaaaacattttctcttttaataaagcTAATAGATCAACCAAACATCTTAATTCAATATGATGTTCTCGTAATCCCCTTATTGAAATAGGACAGAGTTACCGAAATTGTGAAGGAAGCTATCTTGTCAAACTTGGAAATCACTAGTAAGTTTTCTTGAGTTAGGATATTTTTTGCCTGAGGTTTTACCACCACTGTTTACTGTCCAAAACATCccactgttttctctctccttctagtGTAAGCTCTATATGTATTGATCATGACCTCACTGTTTATCATCGCAGCATAAGACTGACTAAAgtttatgacaaaaataatttatacttcAAATCACTGTCTCTAAATTTTTTCATGGACCTTGTTCTGCATATTTCTATCTAATGTGCTTTTGACCTAAATGTCTCTTTACTTCATTTACTTCTGGGGCCTTACAAAAACCTTTGGTTGATGATATTTTTTGACATCGAATGTTAGAAGATGACTAAATGCTGTCAATATGTGTTGATTAAAGTTAACTCAGGATAGtagtggcattttttttttaaagatgggatgattttcaatttatttgaaattcatttaaaaataatttatcccaAATATGTTTTCTAAACTTTCTAAATATCTTTCCTCTAGATATTGTACAAGTTTTGCTCCTGAAGCTAAGTTATCTAGTAGTTAGTGTTAGGGAGAAAAGTGACACGCTTTGGTAGGATTCAATATGGTAAAACAGATATTCTCATAAGTGGAAAAGTGCTATGTAGAGATCACCAAGAGTTGATTGTTTCTTTCCTGATTGTGTTACACATGTGAACTTTATGACACTTGATACACCGTTCTTTCATCACTTCCATGTCTGTCTGACATCTTTGAAAGGCGCACACATGCATTCTCTCTTTTTGGGTCTTCATTTCAGAGATCATTTTCTTTTGACCCAAAACTCCTTAGTCAGTGCCCTTCTCAGGGCAGCtttcacatccttgttcctcagTGTATAGATAAATGGATTGAGTGTAGGTGTGACGATTCCATAGAAGAGAGCCATGATCTTCCCCCTGTCACGAGAATAGCTAGAGGGAGGCTGCACATATATACTGATGGCTGTAAAGTAGAAGAGGGAGACCACCAGCAAGTGTGAAGCACAGGTATTAAAGGCCTTCCAGCGACTTTCAGCAGACCGGAATCTCATTACTGCCCGAGCAATGAACACATAAGTGCCCAGGATGAAAGCAAGAGGCACTAGGAGTAACAAAGCCCCTAGTACATTGAGCTCAGCTTCATTTATACGAGTATCAGTACAAGCTAGTTTCAAAAGAGCAGGCACTTCACAGAAGAAATGGTCTATCACCCTCTGTCCACATCTTGGGGCCAAGACTGTGAGAGTAGACTGCACAAGGGAGTTAGCAAAACCACTAATCCAGGTCCCAGTGGCCATGTGGATACAGCGCCTCTGGTTCATGATGATTGGGTAGTGAAGAGGCTTGCAAATAGCAACATAACGGTCAAAGGCCATGATGGCCAGAAGTATACATTCAGTAGAACCCAAGGCCAAGAAGATATAGAGCTGGACAACACAGCCACCATAGCTAATGGTCTTTTCTTGTCCCATAAGGTTGACTAGCATCTGTGGGACAATACTAGTAGTATAGCAGAGGTCCAGAAAAGAGAGAttagagacaaaaaaatacatgGGACTGTCAAGCTGGGGATCCAGGTGGGAAACTAGGATAATGGAGATATTTCCAAATAGGGCAAAGATGTAAGCCACCAGAAAGATTACAAAGAATGGTGTCTCCAACCAGGGTTGGTCAGAAAATCCCAATAAGATAAAATCATCTAGTGAGCTCTGATTGTTGATCCACATATTGGCAGTGATAGGTGAAATTCCAGCTGAGACTTCTAAATATCCACTGCTAGGGATGGGTATCAAGGGTAGAAGGAAGCCACTGAGAATTAGGGACCAGAGATAATGAGATGAAATCCTCATTTTTGCTGCAATCTGCATCTATATGCTGATTATGGTAAGATGTTGAGGCAACATTGTCAATGTAATATTGAAAAGTTATTGAGAAAAGACTAAAGAGAACACCAGCAAAGTAGTTCAGAAATTTACTTACTTAATGGATGTTTTCTGGTTAGCTATCATTCCCTTTGGATTTTGATGTCTTCTCTTCTAAGAATTTCCAATAGAACTATCATCAAACCTACATTTCATAGATATTTAATGGAAACAATAGAGTATAGATTAAAACAGATTGGGAGAAGGCAGAGCTTCCCAAATACACGTTGAACACAggacaggaagaggaaggcaTGAGATTAGCAACTGAGGGGGACCCAAGGCATCTTGGCATCTTCACCCTCCTCAAACTAACCCTGGTCAGAAACATAATGTGAACTAGAGCACTTCATAAAATTTGCATGATGAAAGGATGGAATGTGAGGACTTCCTTTACCTCTTCCAAGCATTAATGTTATCCTattcaaaaatttagaaatagggggaagaaacaaaaaattcaaacaagATAGCATACACTCAAAGCAATGAGGATCTAGAACCTTGCTTCCTGTGAAAATGCTACTGTAGAAATATCTGGATAAATTTGATAGAATTTTAAGCTCTGAGTAAAATCaccaaaaatgtttcaaataccTGATACCTGAAATTGGGGCTGTATATATATTCCTCATCTCTCAGCATATCAAAGCACATCCATTTAaacatttccttctccctcttctttattctcatttattaCTTATTATGTGTACTATTTCTGCCATCTGAGGAGTCTCTATCCTACTCTTCTCCCATCCAAATCACATAATTCCTTTATGATATAAGTTCTGAGGAATAACTCCAATTACTAATTTTTACATTCTctaaaatcctaaatatttttcagtttaacTTCCATATTATAGCAAATTTGTCTTGTATTTTTCTCTGGTTATTTTGTAAAaggcatttttcttcttccttcaagTCCCAGTCATTCAATTTACTAACTGTGTACTTTGGAAATGAGCTTCaattttttcatgtttcaattttctcctctttaaaatgaaaataattatacacaGCT
This genomic interval carries:
- the LOC124227466 gene encoding olfactory receptor 2B2-like; translation: MWINNQSSLDDFILLGFSDQPWLETPFFVIFLVAYIFALFGNISIILVSHLDPQLDSPMYFFVSNLSFLDLCYTTSIVPQMLVNLMGQEKTISYGGCVVQLYIFLALGSTECILLAIMAFDRYVAICKPLHYPIIMNQRRCIHMATGTWISGFANSLVQSTLTVLAPRCGQRVIDHFFCEVPALLKLACTDTRINEAELNVLGALLLLVPLAFILGTYVFIARAVMRFRSAESRWKAFNTCASHLLVVSLFYFTAISIYVQPPSSYSRDRGKIMALFYGIVTPTLNPFIYTLRNKDVKAALRRALTKEFWVKRK